The Cydia strobilella chromosome 7, ilCydStro3.1, whole genome shotgun sequence DNA segment CAGTAGTTAGCTGTTGCGATAGTTATTTATTAGTACTACAACTACTACTATAGTTAAAAAGCAGACTATAGTAGGTTTTGACTATAACCTGCATCAATTAAGTGTGACACAATATTAGCCGTCCATCTAGATTCTAGAAGCTAACTCTGTATAGGCTATGAAATAACAAAGCGTAGAAGTGACACTctaaaattcatattttaatgGGACGAAAAAATCGATCGATAGCGGTGGGCCAAATTGGCTACCGAATTGACACCGCAGGTTAGCCGGGGCAGATACCAGAAAAGAAACGATAAGAGATTTTGCAGCCGGTGGGAACATGTACCAAAATGTGATGAGTGGTGGAAGAAATGGGAGGCttttgctcagcagtgggatCTCAaaataggctattaaaaaatatgGAACAAAATCCCATTTATTCGGAGTACTTCCACACTCTGTCACTACAAACTATGTGCAAAGTTATCTGGGTCCGTCTCTATAACTATAAATGCGACTTTTTAAACATACAACATGATtgaaatattacaaatagttTTGTCTTCGCTAAAATGGCTTTTTTtagtcatacaaaaaatactagTAATACGTACAATATCAATAACAAAAATACGCATTGTGCTATAGTATTTGTTCagatttaaatgtaatatttgttatgttatttaatttttgcaaATAGTTATACTTTCTTatcattataaaacaaataagacaacacaattcataaataaataatttcgatGTCATATATAAATTGAGCAAATCTGAAAGTAAAATTagacttaaaatataattagactTAAACTACGCATATATTTCAAACATcacaaaataaaattgtctAAAATAAAACCTCGTTACGATAAATGGGATATTCAAATCTCCATATACTGACTgtacaattaatttaaatctCCACCATGTTCTCCTTTTACCTTAATTTTATTAGACTAAGTAATAAAACGAAGTAATATTAACATAGCATCACAAACTGTATCCTTACTTAATAAGTATTCGCTAGCAATCCTTTTTTCCTTCGGTAACATTAGTTTTTGTATCTACTTCATTTACTTCACTTGTTAGTTTAACGTGATCATTATTTACATTGCTATCTACATTTTTAACTTCTTTTTTGACGTCTCCATTTTGAACAGgttttctgtttattttaacGTAGTTTTGATAATAAAAGTTTCCGAACATGTACAAGAAGAGACCAGCGTTTAATGAGAGCAAAAAGTTGATACCCTTCGGGTAGTTGCAATCGCCGAACATGACTGAGAAATTGTGGTAGAAAATAATGCAGAACTGgatctgaaaaaaataaaacaattacttTATTTCTACTTATGATGATTTTATTATTGGGTTGGCCAgttgaagtattttacagatagcgccagcataggttttacctgtcaatCTACGGATCAAATTCCTGTTATTTGTGGgaattttatggcctggatgccctttaagccaaatctcaagTGACTGCCCGATCTTTTCGAGGTGGCCTAACCAGCGAAGACGATGAGCTTTTGCCTCACTTACGTATTAAATTCGGCTCGTCTATCAGTTGCTCTAATTTAACATTGCTTCGGATCCTCCAACTGCCATCATCTCTTTtgaataaacaataatatactataggtataaaataaatgctTACCAATTGCAATGTAGTAACATGCTTTTTCCACCACAGGTACTTCTGATACTGAGGGCCCAGCCCCGAAATCAGGTAGTAGGTGTACATGATGATATGGATGAAGGAGTTGATGACGCCTAAGAGCGTCCCGTGGCCTCCTGAAACATTACATTAAGGTTTTAAGATCACGGATATTGCACAAGAGCagccgattcaacggagccacgccgttttgtcgcataaatttaatagtgtttagttttaagttcatataatacatacatgtatgttagtctgtaaggtatttgtaatatgggcgtTGTTGCTTGATttaaaattttttaaataaaaaataaataaattgctgGGTAGCCTTAGGAGGACATATAATCTTTAACAAAAAATCATGTCATGTACGATGATGTGGATGAAGGAGTTGATGACGCCTAAATGCGTCCCGTGACCTGGAAGATTTATATAAAGGTTGTAAGATAACGGATATTGCTGGGTAGCCTTAGGAGGACAGATAATCTTTAACAAGAAATCACAGGTCAGGTAGTAGGTGTACATAATGATGTTGATGAAGTAGTTGATGACGTCTAAGAGCGTCCTGTGACCTggaatttttataaaaaggttGTAAGATCACGGATATTGCTGGGTAGCCTTAGGAGGACAGATAATCTTTAACAAGAAATCACAGGTCATAGGTGTACATAATGTTGTTGATGAAGGAGTTGATGACGCCTAAGAGCGTCCCGTGACCTGGAAGATATAAGATCGGACATTGCTAAGTAGCTTTAAGGTACCATTCGGATGCAGAATATATCAGCATTACTGTTGCAGTATTGCTGCGAGTCCTTACTGTCGActacattgctgccgcaaatgtaaaAAATCCTTGCACCAATTCTTGACTCGATTTTTCCAATAATCCATTATCACACCCTGGGGATCACACCATATCAGGGATGACGTATTTAAttgaaccaaagaggatataataagatagagcggtactgtcatagtaaattttgtaaccactgtaaattcactgtcatctatcgacatactttaaaactaaaaatgaagatttataaaaatatgttaaaatgtatttaaatatggataaatgttttttttatttgcattaattatttttttattttattttatttccaaatatgcaagtttacagttctaaaccaaagcacttacatactacaataaatcatattattaaattacattatattacattatattaatttacatgtcaaactataatttaaatcatttcttaAACTACCAATTGTACTCAGTCATatgattaaattacattataaataattcaaattgcACATTAAACCTTATTCCTAAAATAATCAAGTATATATAAATCACTCATCTTATAAatcaatcatattaaaattacacatgtataaatcaaatcaaattaaaattaattttaattgcccACCTATATTGCGTTACAATTGCCAAGACACAGCCCAACACGTCTCACGAAAACACCTATACTATCGTGGAATATATCTGTATCAGCAACCTGCGCGTACAATTTGTTCAGCAGCAAAAGTGCTCTCCGCGTGGGAGCATTACCACCCCGTCGAGTGCGCGCAACGCTCCTCGCAAACGGGTGCGGGCGTCGCCGCGGTTCCACTGCTGCGCCACCTCCGCGCCTCAGAACGGGGACGTGCAATCCTATCTGCCCTAGCACACTCGGATTGTCAACTCTATTATTTAGAAGCTGATAGTAGTGCACTATGAGCAACAACTTCCTTCTCAATTCCAGAGTGTCCAATCCGACCATAGCCGTAACAAATAGTGACGGATACATATAGGGGTAGTACCCATATTTACGCCTGTATATAAACCTAGCAAATTTGCGCTGTATTTTCTCTATACTTAGGATATATTTTGCTTCGTGGGGATCCCAAACTATAGCGCCAAATTCCAGTCTGCTGCGAACGTATGCATTGTAAAGCCTTATGGCAACATTCGGATTAGGAAACTGGTATGCCATCCTCATGATAAATCCGAGTGTTTTGCTCGACTTCAAACATGTGGTAATGATATGTTGCCGGAAGTTAAGTTCCCTATCAAGCGTTAGTCCAAGGTCACGAATTTCTGTGACGCGCTCCAACGGGATACCATGCAGAGTGTACGGTGCATTTATCGGCTTGCGGATTcggtttatatgattttgacccatgttatttcactgatatgcgttaaaattataaataacaaacgaaaccgtcaacgccctctatacgagagtaggccaaaggtaatggcgccatctgatcgagaatcaaattttcgtgattttcggggtacgttttttccttagactgtatccatctattacggagttatatctatctttggtctacgGTAAGTGACAAAAGTGCTGCCTTTTGATTGAAACGTCACatgtatatgtaaatttaaagtTGGTTTAAAGTAATATTTACCTGGCAAGAATTTCACCCCAATCCAGGCACAAATGGGCATCATAAAATGATGGTACAGGTGCAAGAAGGATATTTGCCTATTTTTCTTCCTCAACACAAAGAAAATGGTATCCAGAAGTTCGATGATTTTTGCCATGAAGTACCACCATACTGTTGCTGCCATCTGTGGAATAAGTAGTGAAACTTAAAACGTAGAAGCGAACTATCGGACGTAAGCAGTAACTTCTTGATAGTTCTTAACATTGAGACCAGATGGCGCTATAAGTACTGCTCCGTTACCTTTAGACTTTAGAGACATGTGCGTGATGGAGGGATTTCGTGACCAgaggtgtcagcatggttgcatttttatgacctgtcactatgcctgtcactttcgcacttacacacttgttagaacgtgacaggcatggtgataggcgataaaaatgctaccgtgctaagcccgcttcGAAAGCGATAAGAATTCATGCTTTACGTACACTTCACGCTGGCTTTATTTCGCATAGTATTCTGCCATCTAgtggcttaaatctaaaaatggaAACTTGACATAATGCCGGGGGCTTCTGATGTGCTGCCGTCTACAGTTTatcaattattcataatgtaaaaaaccgacaatcacaatataaattcctacgaatctaccatgtgtaattttaagtgcaattgtatattgtgagataaataaatcatatcatatcatatcatggtCCCTATATTTCTCGCATTATAGGATCCCTATGACTCAAATAAAGggtttaatttcaaaaatagctaaataaatatgattttattttatttattttattcagagcccactgtgtcccacttgcccagcaaaggcctcccccctatttttccactcgtctatgtttagtgctatatctggccTGCCtctcaagaaggagtccaaaagttatcccgccatcgccgacg contains these protein-coding regions:
- the LOC134742677 gene encoding very long chain fatty acid elongase 7-like; the encoded protein is MNGVANPPFNMSIIDSYKRFMERNSDPRTEEWTLMSGPGPLLTILATYVYFCTSVGPRYMRDRKPYDLKNTIVVYNVSQVLMSIFLVYEGLVSGWWDDYNFSCQPVDYSDSPKAKRMAATVWWYFMAKIIELLDTIFFVLRKKNRQISFLHLYHHFMMPICAWIGVKFLPGGHGTLLGVINSFIHIIMYTYYLISGLGPQYQKYLWWKKHVTTLQLIQFCIIFYHNFSVMFGDCNYPKGINFLLSLNAGLFLYMFGNFYYQNYVKINRKPVQNGDVKKEVKNVDSNVNNDHVKLTSEVNEVDTKTNVTEGKKDC